The window ATGACCTATAAGCGGCGGACAGTAGCTTTAAAATCTCTGCTACACTCAGCGATAATATGAGCGAATATTGAAAAGCTTTTCCGCCGGGAGAATCGGAATGACGCGAGATAAAAAGATCGAAAGGCTCACTGAGGAGGCGAGCTTTCACGCTCAATACGCCGAAGTGGTCCTTAACAGCATAGCCGATGGCGTTTATTCGACAGATCTCAACAGAATCATCAAAACCTGGAGCAGAGGGGCCGAGGAGATAACGGGGTGGAAGGCGGAGGAGATCATCGGCCATCCCTGCTTCGATTTCCTCAAACATACTGACGATGAGGGACGAGTGTTGTGCGATGTGGATTGTCCGATCGTTCAAACGTTCCGCACAGGACGGGACTCGGCCAAGGAAGCATGGGTGTTCACGAAGGACGGCAGAAGGATACCGGTCTCCATCACCGTGGGCCCGATCTTCGACGAAAACTGCAACGTGATCGGTGCCGTAGAGGTGTTCAGGGATATATCGAAGGAGAGGGAACTGCTGGAGAGCATAAAGCGGGCGAATGCCCTTAAGGATCAGTTCTTGGCAAACGTAAGCCACGAGCTGAGAACCCCCCTTAACTCCATCATCGGCTTCTCGGAACTCCTTAAGGAACAGGTCGTCGGCCCGCTGAATGAGAAACAGCTCCAATACGTCCAGAACATCCTCCAGAGTGGCGAGCATCTCCTATCCCTTATAAACGACATCCTGGACCTATCGAAGGTGGAGGCGGGCACGCTGGAGGTCGAGTCGGTGCCGATTAACCTCAAAGAGGTGCTCCAGTGGGCCCTTTTCATGCAAAGGGAAAGAG is drawn from Candidatus Poribacteria bacterium and contains these coding sequences:
- a CDS encoding PAS domain S-box protein → MTRDKKIERLTEEASFHAQYAEVVLNSIADGVYSTDLNRIIKTWSRGAEEITGWKAEEIIGHPCFDFLKHTDDEGRVLCDVDCPIVQTFRTGRDSAKEAWVFTKDGRRIPVSITVGPIFDENCNVIGAVEVFRDISKERELLESIKRANALKDQFLANVSHELRTPLNSIIGFSELLKEQVVGPLNEKQLQYVQNILQSGEHLLSLINDILDLSKVEAGTLEVESVPINLKEVLQWALFMQRERAKRHNISLNLDMDEGIGIVKTDPTRLKQVLFNLLSNAVKFTPDGGSVMVKAEKLNGEIQISVSDTGIGIPREKI